The genomic stretch GACATTTTCCGCCACATAAGCCCGATATAACCGAGAGATGTCTCGTCAAACTTTAACCAATTCAATATTTCATTTGGctaaacatgaattttttttatcttaacaaagagaaaaagaaatattaaaacaaGTTAAATAATTGACACTTGCAATGAAATGTAACggatcaatttaaattttcaaaaggtcaaCGACTCAATTTGACATGTCATATTACGTGACAACGATGGCTAATAGCGGGAACATGTCTTCGCTATTAAGCCCTATATAATGGAGACATGTCACGTCAAAATTTGACCAATGCAAAATTTAGgagaaattttaaataaaggctccAAGTGCccccattttcttaaataatagtCTAAAGTACTTCTTATCTCCGTTAAAGGCTCGAAATATCTtatttgtctcaaataagggcttaaagtgaCCATacatgtttcaaataaaggcttcaCCTTCCCAACTGAGCaatgacattttcatgaaaatataattttaacttaatttttaataaaattaaaatttaaaaaagtaaaaataaaataaaagagaaaggagATGCAGATGGGAGGGGGCCGCCCTCTTGCTTATGGCCGCTACCCCACCACCGATGGGGCGGGGTCGTAGGCGCCTCGACAAAGGCCAACAGCCCCACCGACCAAAGGCGAAGACCGGAGCTAAGAGAGGGTATCGACCCTCTCCCGGActaggcgagggtcaccggccctcacCCAGGTCTAGGGGTGGACCTAGGCCCTCAATCGGACCTGGGCGAGGGTCGCTGCCCTCGGCTAAAGGGTTAGCAACCCTCCCCCTAGTACAGCCTAGAGCTACGGCCCTCTCCTAGCTCTAATGAGAGCTAGCAGACTAACATCCCCCCCCTCCCGGGGACGGTGGCGTGGGGCGGCTGCCATAGGTGAGAGGGCAGCCCGCTCCTACATGTATctcctttatttcttttctttttttgggcagttttagttttcttaaatttttttgaaaaatagaaaaaaaaaatgacgaaaatgcccttataAACCGCCGagtcaggcccttttttgaaaccgaTATTGTGATGGCTTGAAAACTCTCATATGCTTGAGAATGGattagtatttaatgagttcGGATTATGAGGGATTTTTATCCGAACACTAGagaatttttaaggaattattagTGGCTCGGTATTATTTTTAGGACACCATGTGTTGGATTTAGGTCTCATCGAGTCAAATATGTGTGAAATTCGGACTATCAGGGGAAAAATAGGACATGTGGCCACACGTGGGCACGTGGGGGGCCATGTGTTGGCAAAGCGGTGTGCTACGTGTCCTGTAGTGCCATGTGGCACACATGCGCACCGCGCCCGTGTCACGTGCTTGACACATGTCGCACTTTAGCATGATCGCAAGCTACTAAGCCACCTAAGCTAATTGGCCTTTAGTTGGTTCCCCTATATATACCTCTAAAGTCAATTTATTCGTTATAAGATTGTCAAAACGTTGTCATTCTACTTGTCTAAAACCATCGATTGCCCTAGCCAAGGCCGATCGCCGTCGTCATCCACGACCGCCGCTCGGCCGCAACTCGCCGTGCGCCTCACTTTGCCCTAGCACCGTCTGTCACCTTGGTCGTCCACAACCTTACCCACTCAGCGCCCTAGCTCGGCCATTTGTTCTCCCATCCGATCATTCATCCGTTCGTTGGATTCTCGAATTATCCAGGCAAATAGATTTATAGTCCTTGTTACTATATATTCTATGTTTTTGCTGTTGTGGGCATTGCTTGCCGATTTGTTTTGGTTGAGATAGCTTCGATTTGGATATTCTGAGATTTTGAGATCCTATCCTTAAGTAATCCTAGTTTTTGGTTTGATAAATCTTGATTTATAGTGATTATGACTCTAATTTGATTTTGGATTCTGATTGAGTCCGGAATTTCATCCTTTGGATTACCTTTAGATTCTGATGAGATGACACCGTTTGTAATCTTATGATTCTATAGCTAGTTTAATCGTTTGGCCGAGAAATCTTACTTGCGGAGGAGTTTCGGCTTATTCCCGttgattaatcatttttcaaatgagcaaGTCGATAATGGAAAATAGTTATGAGAAGTGAAGATCATGGACAAGGATGAAGTTGGTGGATTCAAAGTAGATTACCTTCTTTTATAAATCTTCCCatagtttttgaacttttgtaaagaactgGTTAACGATATTATAAAATCGGATATTTTGTGCTCTGGGTGTTTTGTCGTTAATAGATGCGTGATCTGATTAGTGAAAACCATGAAAAGCCATACCCTTTTATAGGCGTGCTTACCTGTTTGGTATTTTGTATTCCATACACTTGTGCCCTCATGGCCGGCCTgcttgattttataatttttagagCTTTTGCATATGCCAATTACTCCgaataagaaaaaagattaattaaagaaaaatgcGGATTTTGGAAAGCCTTCCTGTCGGGATGTGGCGATACGAGACACTACAGATATAGCTactttaggccattatttgaaacaattttCACTTCaggcatttatttgaaacaaatatcaactttatgcccttatttgataaaatgagagcacttgaggctcttatttgaaattttctctaaaatTTATATTTGGCAACTAactcataattatttttttgccttaACAAAGAGAAACATAAATATTAAAACAAGTTAAATAACCGATGCTCGCAAAGATAAAATTATCCGTTGTGTAAGTGCttctttactctcttttttcaaatctccaaactcacggattttttttttttttttttactcaccaccacccgaagggcgCAAGACCCTTTCCGGCACTATACCGGAGGAGGCTAGCCCGCCCCACCACAGGGCCCCCACTTGTCCGACGCGTTGGGAGGATTTTGAACCTTCGACCACCTTACGCCTtaaggccaaagagctcaaagctcaccaaacgcgccCTGCCCACGCATTTTCATCTTTGCAATTATCAATAATTTAATTTATGAAGTGTGCGGAAATCTCTTAAACACAAGGGTAATATGCAACAATTACATATGCAAAATTTACTCTTACGAATTCATTAGTGATCTTATTACTCTTacttaacaaattaaaataaggGAACACAATAATTTTCGATGCGCTAATTTTTTCGTGACATGCGTGTTcgttatttttaaatttgaagtttcttgTTAAGTATTTACAATAGAGgcatatgaaaataaaaataaaaaactcatAGCAAAAACAAATATAAATAAAGTATGGAAAGGATTGTGTTTTTCAAGATTTTCATCTGATTTGGAAAGATAATCTAGTTTTTATAAAACGAGAGATATAGACCAAAGTCAAGAATGTACAAGAGATTTAAAGATCGCATCGTAGTTGCTTCGGTTGATTTAAATCATGATATTGCCcattatttattaaaaagaTATGAAACACATCTTAGGACCTGGGCACGCATGAAATTCTGGTgtaaaaatttgagataaaaaaaaatccatctttaGATTGAAGGAAACCTGTTTAACAAATTCCCGGGGACACTCGCAAACACACGACCGATATCATTCGACCTCATAGGAAGATAATGGTGAAAATCTCAATATCTGATATCAatgcatgttttctttttgttcgaaATATTAATGCATGTTGATATTAGGACTGTTATCTATAATTTAATTATGTATCTAGCAGATTTTGGAAATCAATTAATGAGAATAGGAGGGGGAAATCCTATTTAGTGATGGGTTGGTCAACATGCTTATCCtttgtttgaccaaaaaaaaaaaaaatgcttatccTTTGTCATAAATTCttgagaaaattctaaataagggctcgaaatctactcattttctcaaatacgAGTTTCAAATgaactttgttttaaataaatgtATGAATTGGCATAGTACATTTCAAGTAAGGGCGTGAATTGACCATAGAGTTTCAAAAGGGACATGccctaaagggcattttcgtcatttctcattttattttttttgaaaatttttctctatttttcctttttcttttttaaaaaaatagccaCACACGAGTGGGAGGCTAGCCCCGGCCCATTGCTAGAGGGGGGTTCACGGGGGCGGCAAAGGCCGGTGGGGTCGCCGGAGCCTCGGCGAGGGCTAGCTACCTCGTCGACTAGAGGCGATGGCCAAATTGgaagagggtcgggccctctcccgaaTTTGGGCTAGGCTCACCGGCCATCGTCAAGGCATCGGTGACTTGCGGGCCTTCGCCACCTCCACCCCCTTGCCAACGATGGGGCTGTGGCTAGAGGCGGGAGCAACCCTCCCGCCTCTGTGTcggtcttttattttattttattttttgttaatttttaaggaaacataaaaaaaaaaatataataaaaaaaaatcaattaaacaaaaagatgaaaatgttcttgaaatcagacccttttttgagatttcttggtcattttaagcccttatttgaaacaactttcactttagacccttaattgagaaaatgagaacatttatggtcattatttgaaataagattcactttaagctcttatttgaaaaaatgagagtgtTTTGGGtcctttttggaattttttctaaattcttTTCCCTATTAGGGGAGATGATGCAAGAAAGAGAAGccaatatcccaaaaaaattctaaaaaaagaaaatcaataaatgaATTTAGATATTGAgttttgaaaaatggaaaataatctTCAAAGGTTCTCGAGGGCATCGACTAAAAACCCTTCCCCGACATTTGGCACTCCACTCGTCCACACGTGCCATTGATGCTTGCAGACACCAGTCAACCATTTCGAGATCAGATCTCGTTTTCTCTCTGAGGTAATAAATTGTGGATGAGATATTCGGATACCTTAAGAATgctggaaataaaaaaaagaagaaggaaaatgaccAATGAAATTATGACTTTCCTACAACCTTTGACCGCAGCTCTCTGGGAAAGTTAAATGCTACTAATACCGATACCTTTCAttagacgacgacgacgacgacgagtcCATTTGACCCAAAATTTATGACCCGTGGATTAAGGATAACGGGCGGACACATTCGTTGGACTTGATGCACCCATCTAAGACAATTTAATGATGAACGTAATGAGTATTTTCgttttggattaataccacgacaAACAATAAATTATGTCCATTATGAAGTTAatatgaccatttttttttgtcaccaaGATCCTAAAATTATGCCTAAGAGTGCCACTAACACCTCCAAACTAGTTTTGTGCCTTCAAGATCCCTAAATTATGCCCCTTGTCACAACAATGCCGTAAATTTTTGTTACACTGATACAATTTTGGGTAtcaattacatgaaaaaaaaaatataggttAAGTTCACATACTTCACACAAGAAACAAACCGTCCAAGCCATTAATATTTTTCGTAATCAAGATAAGATTGAACCAAACTAAAATAGTAAGAGAAAGAACCATATCGCTCAAATCGTAACTTATTACCATAGTAAAGATACTTGGATTTGGACTAACGTGCACATGAAACATGGTATGGATTTATGTCCCCAATTTCAAATTGGAAATTTGGCAGCAAAGGAAGGTGATTAAGATCAGCTGGAGACGGAAACAAATCCATTTGGAAATCGACACATTTGGTCTTTACTTTCTCGTTTCGTCGTTTGATCTTATCCAACCTGATTTGGTACGTACTTTGTTGCCATCTTATCGGATTACTAAGCACGTGGCTCGATAATTAGCCGAAATTTAATGAATTAACACCCCGGCAAATTAACTTAAAATGCACAGGGGAGTTACCTTTCCTTTCTGGGTTTCAGCTAATTTCATCCATTTTTTGCAATGCCggttaaatttgtttaattttctgATAAGCACTACCGATGGGAAAAGTCtgaaaaaaattcccaaacctattacaattgatgcaaattcaatcctaaacattttgcatttgtgccaattgcattcatccggtcaattttggcgcGAAATCTTTAACGTGGATGCCGATTGCCTTACATGGCATGTCCGACATTAACGTAGacattttataatatttttttaaaattatatttacattttctaattttaattaatacgTTAAAACTAAAGTCTGCATTGTTCGCCCCTAATAATAAACCATCGGTTCTATTAAACCACCTAAGTCGGTCtaatccggtccggttcccgatctTAAAGATCGGGAACCGGTCTTTCCAATTCGATTCTCGGTTTCTAGATGGGACCAGAGCGGACCGGCAACCCATGGCCTATAAGACCTATGATGACGGTTACGGTGATTGCACGCGCGGGACGTCACATTTCTTTGGCGGGATTCAGCAATTGTCGTCTTTTGGGCTTGTGACGGACAACTGTCGCAGTCATCTGACGAGGACCGTCGGTCCATGCCGCAACTGAACTAGACAATACAAGGAAGGTAACTGGGACGGCAAGAACCGCTCCCCAGCAGCAAGTAAAGGTGCGAATCCTAACGTACCAAAGATGGCCAGGAGTGATTTGAATGCCAGCGGAGGACCCCGTCCTTATCCCTCTGCGAGATGGCCTTCCAAAACTAGCGCAATGGGACATAATGGACCACAATCAATGGCAGTAGATACCCGTCGTTTTCTCGGACGTCTCTCTTCGATTCCTTGCCTCTATAAAAGCTGGTTTCCACACGGAGCGAATCTCTCAAAGTTCAATTTCTAGCACTGCATAAAAGGTTCTGGGTAGGTGGGGAAGTGATTCGGAAAGGTTTGGGTCTCTCTCGCTGTCCAGCCGCGGAGGAAGGACCCCGATACCGTAAGCCTTAAGTTCCGGGGAGGACTATACCTCCGCTGTTCGTGCTGGCCgtggcgacgacgacgacgacgaagacaCAGACCAACGAGACGACTTCTGTAAACCACCGGCGGTAGGTAGCGAGCGATGGAGCACGGCGGAAATGGTGAGGCCATGGCGCCTCTGTGGAAGATCATCGTGGTGTCGTCCATCGCGGCCGGGGTTCAGTTCGGGTGGGCCCTGCAGCTCTCCCTGCTGACCCCGTACGTGCAGCAGCTTGGCGTTCCGCACGCGTGGTCGTCCTTCATGTGGCTCTGCGGCCCCATCTCTGGCCTGGTGGTCCAGCCCACCGTCGGCTACTTCAGCGACCGCACCACCAACAGGTTCGGTCGCCGCCGCCCCTTCATCGTCGCCGGCGCCGGGTTCGTCGCCGTTGCCGTCTTCCTCATCGGCTTCTCCGCCGACCTCGGCCACAGGGCCGGCGATAGCCTCCACACGCCGATGAAGCCCCGGGCCGTGGCCATCTACGTGATCGGGTTCTGGATGCTGGACGTGGCCAACAACATGCTCCAGGGACCCTGCCGCGCCTTCCTCGCCGACCTCTCCGCCAATAACCACAAGCGGATGCGCGTCGCCAacgccttcttctccttcttcatggCCGTCGGGAACGTGACCGGCTACGGGGTGGGCACAATCAACAACCTCCACAAGTTCCTGCCCTTCACCACCACGGTCGCCTGCGACATTTACTGCGCCAACCTCAAGACCAGCTTCCTCATCGACGTGGTCGTTCTACTGGTGGTGACGATCACTGCGGTCACGTTGGTGAAGGAGACCGTGGTCCCGTTGCCGAAGGAGCTGGCCAACGGGGATGCCGCGCCGATGACTCCGTTCGGCAAGGAGGTGACTGCCGCCTTCAAGAACCTGACGAAGCCAATGTGGCTGCTCTACCTTATGACCGCCCTCAACTGGATCGCGTGGTTCCCGTTCATTCTCTACGACACCGACTGGATGGGCCTCGAGGTGTACGGCGGGAAGGCGCACGGGACGGGCGAGCAGAAGCGGGTGTACGACCTCGGTGTTCACGCTGGCGCCTTGGGTCTAATGCTCAACTCGGTGGTCCTCGCTTTCTTCTCCCTACTGATTGAGCCCGTCGGCAAGCTGGTGGGCGGCCTCAAGACGTGGTGGGCCCTCGTCAACATCGTCCTAGCCATCGGTTTGTTCTGCACCATCCCCGTCACAAGGATGGCCAAGGCGTACCGGGCAACCCACGGCATGGTCCCACCCCCCGCCCACATCAAGGGCGGCGCTCTCGGCATCTTCTCCGTCCTCGGTATCCCACTCTCGGTGAGCAttcatttttatgttttctattTCCCCTTGTTCATTAGCGAATGAGATCGAACAGGAGCAACCAGGTCACTCATCTCCTACCCGACGTTGTGTAGGTCACATACAGTGTTCCATTTGCGTTGGCATCAATCTACTCATCCACTGCTGGCGCTGGCCAAGGTAAaatattttatcttcttttctccgACTTCTTCAGCTAGGTTTGGAACTGATCATGATCATCAATGCAGGGCTTTCTTTGGGCATTGTCAACATTGCGGTCTGTGTCCCGCAGGTAATATAACAAACGCAATCGAACCTCAACGTGCATTACTTGATTCTGTTCGATTTGATTAGATGCCTCGGACGATGATTAATCGAGACAGTTCGTTTCTTCGTGCTTTTGTTCTAATTCGGTTTTGTAGATGATTGTGGCCGCTGTAAGCGGGAGGCTCGACCAAGCATTTGGAGGCGGGAACCTGCCGGCGTTCATCATGGGCGGTATTGCGGCTGTGGTGAGCTCCCTCGTGGCTCTGTTCGTGCTCCCAAACCCGCCCTCACAGGCTTCCGTGCCCGTCCTCATTGCTGGTGGCGGACATTGATCTGAAGCCGAAGCGTCTTTACGTAGCTTCCTCTCGATCTCTCCCCCCTTAGCAGCCTTGCATGCTCGCATTGTTCCTCCGCCTTCACCAGGCTTCACCGCCCTATTTCTCGATCCAAAATGAAGTCCGCCGCCGCGATTtaggttcctttttttttttttgtgtgggggGGGTGATTCTTGTATTTCCCCGAATTCtgtaataaattaaaaaaaagagaagagagagtgaaCATGCGAACATGAAATCTCTTTTTCGTGTCATGAGCGTCCAATGTTCTCTCCTAATTCTACCGTCTCTAATAAAAGTGTGTAATTGTCAAAGGTTGTCGTACCTGATATGCACGCACGGCACTGATACGAGTGATCGACGCCATGCGACTGCACGTGCTAGAAAGGACTCGTGCCAAGCAGCGGACTTAGGTTACAACTTATTTTCACAGAAACGACAATCGATAAAATTAACGTAAGAATTAATCAGTTTACCATAAAGTTCGCTATTGCCTATTAAGAATGAGAGATTCGATTAGATATGGGGTAATAAACATTACATATACTATACTCGTAAGTTCACtattgccccctttttttttttgcctttttgcctATCTACTCATGCTCCTCGTTAGGGTGAATGTCAAGATCGTGGTCCGATAGAAAAACATTAGTCGttatcgatcgatgcgtgaatTGCTCGAGTCGAAATAATAATAGAGAATACTTTGAGGGTAGTATATACTATCCTTGAAACCCTCTCTAGAATGTTCTATTATTTCATCTCAATCTCATTCCGAGAAATTAATCTCTCGTTGTCAAGTCTTCTCGTTAAATTCGCTATCGAGTGTCTACtatttctctgttcttcttttACACCAGAGGCTTAGTGGGTGTTTTATGTTACTGCCGCTTCAATACTATCCTCTGATACTTTGCTTGTTTTGTCAAACACCAGTATAAGAACTTCAGTCTTTTAACATTGTTCATGGTGGTGATTGCCTCCTGGTCTTATATTTGGAggaagttctttttctttctttgctttttcgtCCTGCGATGATACAAATATAAACGGTCCACGGGAAGAAAAGCATTTAAATCGTTGGATCAATTTCACATCGCTCAAGAGTCCCGGGCTAGAGCCCTTTTGAAATCTCTGCTCGTGCGTCTTCCTCTCAATTTGCACGCATCATGCTTTTCTAATGCAACGTGATCGTTGCGGATGCATAGTTTTCTGTGCTCACCGATCGATTCATTCGAAGTAGCCTCTCTTTTTTCAATAGGATTAGCCGAAAAAAAGGCGTGGAGACACGACCAGCATAATATCCACTAGAGCGTTGCCATAAGGGTTGCACGTGCTTTGATAAATGTTCGGTTTGAATCATATCTATTACAAGTCAACTCTTAACATTTTGTCTCTTTTGCGAAAAATattgcatttttgaaaaatgtattttaagaggtccttttctaagaaaattacgatatttttcgatatttgacTGAAATccgaaaatgaattgaaaaatattttctaatatttggtaaggaaaatcaatttttaccGTATAtgtcttttaataaattttttacttttcaaaaaaattgaatttttaaattatttttttttttatcttttttctcttttaaattttctttgatatttttttatctttgtttttcttttatttatttatttttatctttttcctttcttcttcggctGGCGACGGCCACAGCGAGCAGTCGCCGAGCCTCGCCACTTGCCTGCAAGCTCAAGGCTCGCATCGCTAGCCTCGAGCGAGGCCATCGGAGGGGCTGCAAGGCTCAGTCGAGCCCGAGGCGTCAAGGTGAGCCACGAGGTCtccagatctggcgaggccgCGACGCTTGGCCGAGCTCAAGGCGGCGAAGCAAGCCGCGAGCTTGCTAGATCTGGCGAGCGAAGTGCGTATGAAGGAGCTCGAACAAGATGACGACGGCGAAATGGTGGTGGGACTAGGTTCGTACGAAGGGAAGGTGAGGTTGTTGGGCGGCGGCGGAGACGATGCTGCTGTAGGGTATTCAACAGCCGAACAGCCGACTCTCGCCCAACCCATCGCCTTCATCTCATAGTCGTTTCTCACCCTCGTTATCGAAGCTTGCTGTTACTCTTTCTccatcctccaatctccttCTCTGGTACAGCCTTCGTTCCCACTAGGGTTTACTGGAAGTGAAACTTTTCGATGATCTGATCGAGCTGCTTATCGAACTGTTATTAGAATGGCAATCGAAATTTGTAAGGAGGAGAGAACGggatggaggaagagagagagaatggaagaTTTTCTCTGTTTTAGAAAGTTACACGAGACAGATAAGCATGAGATTAGACATAGCCATTCAGAACCGGAGGCCCAGAACCAAaatcggccctcaagggccggttccgatttcaATATTATCGGGCTGTTCCGGGGTAGTTTCAAcccgtttaatttttttttttttttaaaaagagggCCTTGTGGGGAAAGAGCTGCTAGGCTCTTCCCCCCTCTCCCCTCCAAAACAACAGCTCTTTGGGCAATTGCTGGAACATAATTGAGTGTTTTAGCTCTTTTATTaatgggagaaaaaaaataaagaggagtTGCAAAAACAAcacattttgaccaaaaaaaaaaaacacatatcgGACAATTAGGTGGCGTGCAAAGAATGGTCGGGGCTCGCCTGTTCCCCAGTGATGTGACACACTCGAGCACAGCCATATCTATTTATCTTCAAGGGTAGgcaaaagttcaagaaatatataattatattaatgataattcattaagttcaagcctattcatctcctctcatttttttcccaaattttattaccatgtataatttgattataatttataatttattatgtttatttcattatttattattttaaaaattaaatgtaaaaaACGAAACCAGAACCGGCCTGAAATGGCAGTTCGGCAcaaccggccacgtctacatgagatagagagagaaaatgatttccagcAATACAAACCGGCTAGAGACACCTTCTCGATGTAATTGAGTGGTTCAGTTCATACGTAATACGGGCCGGGCCCTACAGTTGGGCCTCATTATACTTTTTCCTGGCCCACGAGCTTCACAGGGTCCGTCTGGCTCTAACGAAAAACGCTACTTGGACTTGTCATCTGCCGCTACTACcctgagtctctctctctctcctgcggGATCGATCTGCTGCTTCGAGAACCTCCCCAGGCCATCGCCATTTTCGCCGGtaaccccccctctctctctctcacacacacacacatgtattTGGGAGCTTCAGGCACGAACAAAATCGTCTTGTTAACCTCCGAGGTCGGTGCTATGCAATCGAACTGTGATGCTGATGAAGTCGTGCGTGTAGTAAAATCTCACTTCGGTGTTTTGACTGTGCATTCCTCTGTGTCTCAGCGACCTGTTACATTGTCGGGCGCTCTCGAAGAAGCTTCCGACTCCTGCTGCTCCGTGGCTGAACCCGGCGTcgcgtcgttttgagtgtagGAGGAGAAGAGCGTGAGGAGGGACAGATGGAAGAACTAAGTAAGGCTATGGACCAGCACATGGACCAAATGGCGGATCTTGTCCAGAAAATCTCGGCCGAGCTTCGATCTGGACTTGGACCTGCATACGATAACTTCCTTGGGTTTTTCCATGCGATTGATTGGAAGGTTTCTGTTTCTGCTTCCTTTTTCCCTGTTTTCCCATTCATTTGCATTACTTACTTGAATAGAAAAACCATTATGATTCTGGTGGACCGATACAGTGGTGAATTCGTGCAGCCATTTGTAGTTGTATTGCAGAGACTGAAAGGACTTACATTTTCTGTTTCTGatttacttttgtcaatttaagaTCGCGGCTCTTTGTATATTGTTGATGTAGGTGcagttttgttttttattttgattttgctttttTGCCACGGGGAACTTATACTTTTGTGTGATATTGCTCACTGACGCTTGATTTGTGTCATCTTGCCTCCTAGACATTCACAACCTATGCCAATTTGCTATAATCcttaaagtcaacatttttctAAAGGCCAAATTCGATTCCTCTGGAGCAAATGAGACTGTGACATATAGCTTTGTAGATGAAATGGCTATTACTATCCAGAAGAACTGTAGGGGGCAAACTAATATGGAGTGCAAACTTTAGGTGGCATACTGCGTATTTCCCTTTTATCACTGTGCACAACATACTGCTGC from Rhodamnia argentea isolate NSW1041297 chromosome 2, ASM2092103v1, whole genome shotgun sequence encodes the following:
- the LOC115755524 gene encoding sucrose transport protein SUC2-like, which gives rise to MEHGGNGEAMAPLWKIIVVSSIAAGVQFGWALQLSLLTPYVQQLGVPHAWSSFMWLCGPISGLVVQPTVGYFSDRTTNRFGRRRPFIVAGAGFVAVAVFLIGFSADLGHRAGDSLHTPMKPRAVAIYVIGFWMLDVANNMLQGPCRAFLADLSANNHKRMRVANAFFSFFMAVGNVTGYGVGTINNLHKFLPFTTTVACDIYCANLKTSFLIDVVVLLVVTITAVTLVKETVVPLPKELANGDAAPMTPFGKEVTAAFKNLTKPMWLLYLMTALNWIAWFPFILYDTDWMGLEVYGGKAHGTGEQKRVYDLGVHAGALGLMLNSVVLAFFSLLIEPVGKLVGGLKTWWALVNIVLAIGLFCTIPVTRMAKAYRATHGMVPPPAHIKGGALGIFSVLGIPLSVTYSVPFALASIYSSTAGAGQGLSLGIVNIAVCVPQMIVAAVSGRLDQAFGGGNLPAFIMGGIAAVVSSLVALFVLPNPPSQASVPVLIAGGGH